A single genomic interval of Helianthus annuus cultivar XRQ/B chromosome 13, HanXRQr2.0-SUNRISE, whole genome shotgun sequence harbors:
- the LOC110902337 gene encoding extensin-1-like codes for MDLFNYIIESILDIPASFSPPFDKLDLEFFPRLKPPGSKGTSIRFFSIIIKACPSSSTSQVVMPPRFLRGRGKGHMTGHDHEAGPSHRRTPSITMSTSPQEPWRLYVEPGRRSVSLSSSPSYQHSFGPNSENEPNNQPPSFIPLQRSNSHHSFGSPTAVFRSRFNPANHLPEPVGFNPLGPGDHFPEENDMDEDTDPMEPASGTPNHPIEISDGSSFHGSPYRGPDSYMERFKQYEWYFTPSEHSSSQPHQQQQDPSEGHQFVAVTPPPPPPVEQQQPPPEPPRRRRSNARMSVRGGVRIATPQPSSGSHYPPLQEEEDPYEGGPSSPIPDVNSVPVIPPLGFDNPIPAYAGSAAYNPFEQPAHTHYNYNYGYAEVDPYQVAQNYNILHPEGPYGGPWTTGYPTYGYQHQPPPPPVYQPPQPPIQQEVLERLNQVEQEVREDRKERQGFLKGLSDLLKGKSKRRGH; via the exons ATGGATTTATTTAATTACATAATTGAGTCGATACTTGATATTCCCGCATCATTCTCCCCACCTTTCGACAAACTCGACCTCGAGTTTTTTCCTAGGCTGAAGCCACCTGGATCGAAAGGAACATCAATCCGATTCTTTTCGATTATTATCAAGGCCTGCCCAAGTAGTTCTACTTCACAG GTCGTCATGCCACCCAGATTTCTTCGCGGTCGAGGCAAAGGACACATGACAGgccatgatcacgaggccgggccgTCACATCGACGCACTCCTTCCATCACCATGAGCACCAGTCCGCAAGAACCATGGAGACTCTATGTCGAACCAGGAAGGCGATCAGTATCCCTTAGCTCCTCTCCCTCGTACCAACATTCATTTGGGCCCAATTCTGAAAACGAGCCCAATAACCAGCCTCCATCTTTCATACCTCTCCAAAGATCCAATTCTCACCATTCCTTTGGCAGCCCAACAGCAGTCTTCCGAAGCCGGTTTAACCCGGCTAACCATCTGCCTGAACCCGTGGGTTTCAACCCACTCGGACCAGGAGACCACTTTCCAGAGGAGAACGACATGGATGAGGACACCGACCCCATGGAACCTGCATCAGGGACACCAAATCACCCCATAGAAATATcagatgggtcatccttccatggatcACCATACCGAGGACCGGACAGTTATATGGAGAGATTCAAACAGTATGAATGGTACTTCACCCCGTCTGAGCATTCGTCATCCCAACCGCACCAGCAGCAACAAGATCCTTCGGAGGGTCATCAGTTTGTGGCAGTcacgccgccgccaccaccgccagtagagcaacagcagccgcctccggaacCACCGAGGCGAAGAAGATCAAACGCACGTATGTCCGTGCGAGGTGGGGTTCGGATTGCTACTCCCCAGCCATCTAGcggcagccattatccgccacttcaggaAGAAGAAGACCCGTATGAAGGTGGTCCGTCAAGCCCTATACCAGATGTTAACTCTGTACCTGTGATACCACCTTTGGGTTTCGATAACCCGATTCCTGCGTATGCTGGGTCAGCGGCATACAACCCCTTTGAGCAGCCGGCGCACacccactacaactataactacgGTTACGCAGAGGTAGATCCATACCAAGTAGCTCAGAATTACAATATTCTTCATCCTGAGGGGCCATATGGAGGGCCATGGACTACTGGTTACCCGACATATGGGTATCAGCATCAGCCACCACCTCCGCCGGTGTATCAGCCGCCTCAACCACCGATTCAGCAGGAAGTACTAGAAAGGTTGAACCAAGTCGAGCAAGAAGTTCGCGAAGACCGCAAAGAGCGGCAAGGTTTCTTAAAGGGGCTATCGGACTTGCTTAAGGGGAAATCGAAAAGGAGGGGTCATTGA